Proteins encoded within one genomic window of Bemisia tabaci chromosome 2, PGI_BMITA_v3:
- the LOC140223705 gene encoding uncharacterized protein produces the protein MSVIEWLTSKILPEAVKAGSFGIDVRSFISFEVSDQRAIDQMCSDVIFGDVVLETTKNKQLKIKVVIKTRRRSLDTLLETSKMFHNEVLFYTKILPLFKKYDRDNFLSTNICEYVYGRATNDHKLAEDVIILKHLAQKCFKLSEDRLYLDQRHVELALDRIGRYHGISLLCQASDPQAFDEVASEIQYIPFSEDVGKEFGVSAFLRGLEPLKADEKYRDRLAGLIANCEGGLQLMARYTTDHSGPLSVIAHGDLTRNNMMFKYGPDGEPIEVAFFDFGTINYCSPAIDVSTLLSCNVSAEMRRDHWDHFLQTYHGAVTCLMAGHPRTPSFETVVLDLRRNGVYGYHQCALFAPTMFNLIEGTLDLTPPEWEHLDEAQLKKEMLARTANFKDLAAHPKAVQLMAGVARHMLDKEYIF, from the exons ATGAGTGTGATCGAATGGTTGACGTCCAAAATTCTTCCGGAGGCCGTAAAAGCCGGATCATTTGGCATCGACGTGAGGAGTTTCATCAGCTTTGAAGTCAGTGACCAGAGAGCCATCGATCAGATGTGCTCCGATGTCATTTTTGGTGATGTCGTTTTGGAAACAACCAAAAACAAGCAACTCAAGATCAAAGTCGTCATCAAAACACGCAG gcgATCACTGGACACTTTGCTAGAGACCAGCAAGATGTTTCACAATGAGGTGTTGTTCTACACAAAAATACTgcctttgtttaaaaaatatgatCGGGACAACTTCCTGTCGACGAATATTTGCGAATACGTGTATGGTCGCGCTACCAATGATCATAAGTTAGCAGAGGATGTGATCATACTTAAACATTTGGCTCAAAAGTGCTTCAAGCTGTCGGAGGATCGATTATACCTGGACCAGAGACATGTTGAGTTGGCATTGGACAGGATTGGCAGGTATCACGGGATATCACTGCTATGCCAAGCGAGCGATCCCCAGGCGTTTGATGAGGTCGCATCTGAAATCCAGTACATTCCTTTCTCTGAAGACGTAGGCAAAGAG TTCGGAGTCTCGGCCTTTCTCCGCGGACTCGAGCCTTTGAAGGCGGATGAAAAATATCGTGATAGATTAGCGGGTTTGATCGCGAACTGTGAGGGAGGCCTCCAGTTAATGGCAAGGTATACAACGGACCACTCAGGGCCTCTTTCGGTCATAGCCCACGGGGACCTCACCCGAAATAACATGATGTTCAAATACGGCCCCGACGGGGAGCCAATCGAAGTGGCCTTCTTCGACTTCGGCACGATCAATTATTGCTCGCCGGCGATTGATGTAAGCACTCTCCTGTCTTGCAACGTGTCTGCCGAGATGAGGCGAGATCATTGGGATCATTTTCTCCAGACTTACCATG GTGCTGTGACATGCTTGATGGCTGGCCACCCGCGGACCCCCTCGTTCGAGACGGTCGTCCTGGATTTGCGGAGGAACGGTGTTTACGGTTACCATCAATGCGCCCTCTTCGCCCCGACGATGTTCAACTTAATAGAGGGCACCCTGGACCTGACGCCCCCCGAATGGGAACACCTGGACGAGGCCCAGCTGAAGAAGGAGATGCTGGCCCGCACGGCGAATTTCAAAGACCTAGCGGCCCACCCCAAAGCCGTCCAATTAATGGCCGGAGTCGCAAGGCATATGCTCGATAAAGAGTATATTTTTTAA